Proteins from a genomic interval of Xanthomonas sp. AM6:
- a CDS encoding cyclophilin-like fold protein: MTCHWTMAALGPARSGPSSAMAPSIASDAVAARAFATQSPLALEMGERNGNEKHAALPQALPALTRRPGSLHAGDLMRYRAQTLVVFYVSSRFPIPIPGWNVWTTRLGWPGTLGLRGVRVAFTRDWRGRPACAAAGDLHRVQVGVRRR, from the coding sequence ATGACCTGCCACTGGACGATGGCGGCGCTCGGCCCGGCACGCAGCGGCCCGTCGTCGGCAATGGCGCCGTCCATCGCTAGCGACGCCGTAGCGGCCCGCGCGTTCGCCACGCAGTCGCCGCTGGCGCTGGAAATGGGCGAGCGCAACGGCAACGAGAAGCACGCCGCGCTGCCGCAGGCGTTGCCGGCGTTGACGCGCCGGCCGGGCTCGCTCCATGCGGGCGACCTGATGCGCTATCGCGCGCAGACGCTGGTCGTCTTTTATGTGAGCTCGCGTTTTCCTATTCCTATACCCGGCTGGAATGTGTGGACGACCCGACTGGGCTGGCCCGGGACATTGGGCCTGCGCGGCGTCCGGGTCGCGTTCACCAGGGACTGGCGGGGGCGACCTGCATGCGCCGCGGCCGGCGACCTGCATCGGGTACAGGTTGGCGTCCGCCGCCGGTAG
- the cydX gene encoding cytochrome bd-I oxidase subunit CydX, which yields MWYFAWILGVGLASTAAILNGMWFEAREGAATDAADAAD from the coding sequence ATGTGGTATTTCGCCTGGATTCTCGGGGTCGGCCTGGCCTCCACCGCCGCCATCCTCAACGGCATGTGGTTCGAGGCGCGCGAGGGCGCGGCCACGGACGCTGCGGACGCCGCCGACTGA
- a CDS encoding homoserine O-acetyltransferase, protein MTEFIPPGSRFLALPSPFPMKRGGQLRDARVAYETWGTLAPDRDNAILIVTGLSPDAHAAAHPGDPSPGWWEAMLGAGKPIDTQRWFVICVNSLGSCKGSTGPASPDPDDARPYRLRFPELSIEDVADAAAHVVRALGIERLACLIGNSMGGMTALALLRRHPGLARSHINISGSAQALPFSIAIRSLQREAIRLDPNWNGGDYDEATYPESGMRMARKLGVITYRSALEWDGRFGRVRLDSDQADDDPFGLEFQVESYLEGHARRFVRRFDPNCYLYLSRSMDWFDLAEYAGGDALAGLATIRVERALAIGANTDILFPVQQQQQIADGLRAGGADAQFLGLDSPQGHDAFLVDFARFGPAVRGFLDAL, encoded by the coding sequence ATGACCGAATTCATTCCCCCCGGCAGCCGCTTCCTCGCCCTGCCCTCGCCGTTCCCGATGAAGCGCGGCGGCCAGCTGCGCGATGCGCGCGTCGCCTACGAGACCTGGGGCACGCTGGCGCCGGACCGCGACAACGCGATCCTGATCGTCACCGGGCTGTCGCCGGACGCGCATGCCGCCGCGCATCCCGGCGATCCCAGCCCCGGCTGGTGGGAGGCGATGCTCGGCGCCGGCAAGCCGATCGACACGCAGCGCTGGTTCGTGATCTGCGTGAACTCGCTGGGCAGCTGCAAGGGTTCGACCGGCCCGGCCTCGCCCGATCCGGACGACGCGCGACCGTATCGGCTGCGCTTTCCGGAGCTGTCGATCGAGGACGTCGCCGATGCCGCCGCGCACGTGGTGCGCGCGCTGGGCATCGAGCGGCTGGCATGCCTGATCGGCAACTCGATGGGCGGCATGACCGCGCTGGCGCTGCTGCGCCGGCACCCGGGGCTGGCGCGCAGCCACATCAACATCTCCGGCAGCGCGCAGGCGCTGCCGTTCTCGATCGCGATCCGCTCGCTGCAGCGCGAGGCGATCCGCCTGGACCCGAACTGGAACGGCGGCGACTACGACGAGGCCACTTACCCGGAGTCCGGCATGCGCATGGCGCGCAAGCTGGGCGTGATCACCTACCGCTCGGCGCTGGAATGGGACGGCCGCTTCGGCCGCGTGCGGCTGGATTCGGACCAGGCCGACGACGATCCGTTCGGGCTGGAATTCCAGGTCGAAAGCTACCTGGAAGGCCATGCGCGGCGCTTCGTGCGCCGCTTCGATCCGAACTGCTACCTGTACCTGAGCCGTTCGATGGACTGGTTCGACCTGGCCGAATACGCCGGCGGCGACGCGCTGGCCGGGCTGGCGACGATCCGCGTCGAGCGCGCGCTGGCGATCGGCGCCAACACCGACATCCTGTTCCCGGTGCAGCAACAGCAGCAGATCGCCGACGGCCTGCGCGCCGGTGGCGCCGACGCGCAGTTCCTGGGTCTGGATTCGCCGCAGGGACACGATGCGTTCCTGGTCGATTTCGCGCGCTTCGGGCCGGCGGTGAGAGGCTTCCTGGACGCGCTGTAG
- a CDS encoding ATP-binding cassette domain-containing protein, with protein MTDPAAPSTASPAESPQLRQLRVRWLAGLATAARGRQRVAGLAIGLSGALLIVQAGAIAWLLQALLVERRELASSLPAFALLALVLALRALLGACAQRAAGDVADAAKFELRRRVYRRLLQRGPLWLRGQRNGELGELLLAHGDALDGYYAGYQPARLEVGVVPLLILFAVGWSDWVVGLLLLCTAPLVPIFMMLVGWGAEAAGRRQLRALARMGGHFADRLKGLGLLRLYGRGEDELHGIAAAAEGVRERTLKVLRIAFLSSTVLEFFASVSVAMVAMYLGLSYLGMIALHAAVPTLGVGVFCLLLAPEFYAPLRRLAAHYHDRANALAAAAEVERLLGELPDAAGVPVPSMASPAAAASPPSPAPAQPAPALPEAPGGSAAPPSPLVPAATAASETPATPAVPATLAVPEGSSLPATSTVLATPSAPAQPLLHAEGLTLRPQGARCDALVELSFSLQPGQRLALVGPSGSGKSTLLEALAGWLPPRAGRLQLRPGLRVGYAGQRPYLFHGSIADNLRLADPQASAAHLQAAAEAAQVMRFAARLPLGLDTVIGERGFGLSGGEARRIGLARLLLRDPELLLLDEPTAFLDPDTEADLLRTLAAFSQGRSVIVATHSAAAMRWADSVLRLPARAAAGDAIGAAR; from the coding sequence TTGACCGATCCCGCCGCGCCGTCCACCGCATCGCCCGCCGAGTCGCCGCAGCTGCGGCAGCTGCGCGTGCGCTGGCTGGCAGGCCTGGCGACGGCGGCGCGCGGGCGCCAGCGGGTGGCGGGCCTGGCGATCGGCCTGTCCGGCGCGCTGCTGATCGTGCAGGCCGGCGCCATCGCCTGGCTGTTGCAGGCGTTGCTGGTGGAGCGCCGCGAGCTGGCGTCGTCGCTGCCAGCGTTCGCGCTGCTGGCGCTGGTGCTGGCGCTGCGCGCGCTGCTCGGCGCCTGCGCGCAGCGCGCGGCCGGCGACGTCGCCGACGCGGCCAAGTTCGAACTGCGCCGGCGCGTGTACCGGCGCCTGCTGCAGCGCGGCCCGCTGTGGCTGCGCGGACAGCGCAACGGCGAACTGGGCGAACTGCTGCTGGCGCACGGCGACGCACTGGACGGCTACTACGCCGGCTACCAGCCGGCGCGGCTGGAAGTGGGCGTGGTGCCGCTGCTGATCCTGTTCGCGGTCGGCTGGAGCGACTGGGTGGTGGGCCTGCTGCTGCTGTGCACCGCGCCGCTGGTGCCGATCTTCATGATGCTGGTGGGCTGGGGCGCCGAGGCCGCCGGGCGCCGCCAGCTGCGCGCGCTGGCGCGGATGGGCGGGCATTTCGCCGACCGGCTCAAGGGCCTGGGCCTGCTGCGCCTGTACGGCCGCGGCGAGGACGAACTGCACGGCATCGCCGCCGCCGCCGAGGGCGTGCGCGAACGCACGTTGAAGGTGTTGCGCATCGCGTTCCTGTCCTCGACCGTGCTCGAGTTCTTCGCCTCGGTCAGCGTGGCGATGGTGGCGATGTACCTGGGCCTGAGCTACCTGGGCATGATCGCGCTGCATGCGGCGGTGCCGACGCTGGGGGTGGGCGTGTTCTGCCTGTTGCTGGCGCCGGAGTTCTACGCGCCGCTGCGGCGCCTGGCCGCGCACTACCACGACCGCGCCAACGCACTGGCGGCGGCGGCCGAGGTGGAGCGCCTGCTCGGCGAACTGCCCGATGCGGCGGGCGTGCCGGTGCCGTCCATGGCCTCGCCCGCTGCCGCCGCGTCGCCGCCTTCGCCTGCGCCTGCGCAACCTGCTCCGGCCCTGCCGGAAGCGCCTGGTGGGTCTGCCGCGCCTCCGTCGCCGCTCGTGCCCGCCGCGACCGCAGCATCGGAAACACCTGCAACACCTGCGGTGCCTGCAACGCTCGCAGTGCCTGAAGGGTCTTCATTACCCGCGACGTCCACGGTCCTGGCGACGCCGTCAGCTCCCGCACAGCCGCTGCTGCATGCCGAAGGCCTGACCTTGCGGCCGCAGGGCGCGCGTTGCGACGCGCTGGTCGAGCTGTCCTTCAGCCTGCAACCCGGCCAGCGCCTGGCCCTGGTCGGGCCCAGCGGCAGCGGCAAGAGCACCTTGCTCGAAGCGCTGGCCGGCTGGCTGCCGCCGCGCGCCGGCCGCCTGCAGCTGCGTCCGGGACTGCGCGTCGGCTATGCCGGGCAGCGCCCGTACCTGTTCCACGGCAGCATCGCCGACAACCTGCGCCTGGCCGACCCGCAGGCCAGCGCCGCGCACCTGCAGGCCGCGGCCGAGGCGGCGCAGGTCATGCGCTTCGCCGCGCGCCTGCCGCTGGGCCTGGACACGGTGATCGGCGAACGCGGCTTCGGCCTGTCCGGCGGCGAGGCGCGGCGCATCGGCCTGGCGCGGCTGCTGCTGCGCGATCCGGAGCTGCTGCTGCTCGACGAACCTACCGCCTTCCTCGACCCGGACACCGAGGCCGACCTGCTGCGCACGCTGGCCGCCTTCAGCCAGGGCCGCAGCGTGATCGTCGCCACCCACAGCGCGGCGGCGATGCGCTGGGCCGACAGCGTGCTGCGGTTGCCGGCGCGCGCCGCGGCCGGCGACGCGATCGGAGCCGCGCGGTGA
- the cydC gene encoding thiol reductant ABC exporter subunit CydC: protein MSGPARDDLRSVFGRHYGRLLLTALLLLCTMLAGVGLLGLSGGFLTAAALAGVAGMGSGFNFFSPSAGIRALTFARIASRYGEKLVGHDATLRIARDLRVWFFRRALPLAPARLGASRTGELLARLMSDIGEVDGLVVRALGPLAALLGIGVTGVAAAAAIYWPAAVALAALALVIGAGVPWVVARGGRVREQRRAQRRETLRTLAYEGLEGAADLAALDAQADWIARVEASAQDLRAQDRQQRQRLIGGNALHALCAALGLLAMLWLALGAARADQIGAAQAAGLVFLTVALLEVWAGAGLAWQALQSGRVAAQRLQAIAGQSAPVADVAQPQPVPTGGEVRFDGVVFAWPGETRRVLDGIDLRIAPGERIAISGDSGSGKTTLSALLLRLWDPQHGSIRFAGADLRDLAQAQWHQRIAWLPQGAPVFAGSVRDNLRLGAPDADDATLQRALADVRLDAWLHEVGGLDAWLGENGATMSAGQARRLALARALLRNAPLLVLDEPTEGLDVDTAQALLRDLTQALGQRSLLLISHDALPEGVVHTRYRLQQGRLQAG, encoded by the coding sequence GTGAGCGGCCCTGCGCGCGACGACCTGCGCAGCGTGTTCGGCCGCCACTACGGCCGCTTGCTGCTGACCGCGTTGCTGCTGCTGTGCACGATGCTGGCCGGGGTCGGCCTGCTCGGTCTGTCCGGCGGCTTCCTGACCGCCGCGGCACTGGCCGGCGTGGCCGGCATGGGCAGCGGCTTCAACTTCTTCTCGCCCTCGGCCGGCATCCGCGCGCTGACCTTCGCCCGCATCGCCTCGCGCTACGGCGAGAAGCTGGTCGGCCACGACGCCACCTTGCGCATCGCCCGCGACCTGCGCGTGTGGTTCTTCCGCCGCGCGCTGCCGCTGGCGCCGGCCCGGCTCGGCGCCAGCCGCACCGGCGAACTGCTGGCGCGGCTGATGTCCGACATCGGCGAGGTCGACGGGCTGGTGGTGCGCGCCTTGGGGCCGCTGGCGGCGCTGCTCGGCATCGGCGTGACCGGCGTGGCCGCCGCCGCGGCGATCTACTGGCCGGCGGCCGTGGCGCTGGCGGCGCTGGCGCTGGTCATCGGCGCGGGCGTGCCATGGGTGGTCGCGCGCGGCGGGCGCGTGCGCGAGCAGCGCCGCGCGCAGCGGCGCGAGACCTTGCGCACGTTGGCCTACGAAGGCCTGGAAGGCGCCGCCGACCTGGCCGCGCTGGACGCGCAGGCCGACTGGATCGCGCGCGTGGAGGCCAGCGCGCAGGACCTGCGCGCGCAGGACCGCCAGCAGCGGCAGCGCCTGATCGGCGGCAATGCGCTGCATGCGCTGTGCGCCGCGCTCGGTTTGCTGGCGATGCTGTGGCTGGCGCTGGGCGCGGCGCGCGCCGACCAGATCGGCGCCGCGCAGGCGGCCGGGCTGGTGTTCCTGACCGTGGCCCTGCTCGAGGTCTGGGCCGGCGCCGGCCTGGCCTGGCAGGCGCTGCAATCCGGGCGCGTGGCCGCGCAGCGGCTGCAGGCGATCGCCGGGCAGAGCGCGCCGGTGGCCGACGTCGCGCAGCCGCAGCCGGTGCCCACTGGTGGCGAGGTGCGCTTCGACGGCGTGGTCTTCGCCTGGCCCGGCGAGACCCGGCGCGTGCTCGACGGCATCGATCTGCGCATCGCGCCGGGCGAACGCATCGCCATCAGCGGCGACAGCGGCAGCGGCAAGACCACCTTGTCGGCGCTGCTGCTGCGGCTGTGGGATCCGCAGCACGGCAGCATCCGCTTCGCCGGCGCGGACCTGCGCGACCTGGCCCAGGCGCAATGGCACCAGCGCATCGCCTGGCTGCCGCAGGGCGCTCCGGTGTTCGCCGGCAGCGTGCGCGACAACCTGCGGCTGGGCGCGCCCGACGCCGACGACGCCACCCTGCAACGCGCGCTCGCCGACGTGCGCCTGGACGCCTGGCTGCACGAGGTCGGCGGTCTGGATGCATGGCTGGGCGAGAACGGCGCGACCATGTCCGCCGGCCAGGCGCGGCGCCTGGCCCTGGCCCGCGCGCTGCTGCGCAACGCGCCGCTGCTGGTGCTGGACGAACCCACCGAAGGCCTGGACGTGGACACCGCCCAGGCCCTGCTGCGCGACCTGACCCAGGCGCTGGGCCAGCGCAGCCTGCTGCTGATCAGCCACGACGCCTTGCCCGAAGGCGTGGTGCATACGCGCTACCGCCTGCAGCAGGGGCGGCTGCAAGCGGGGTGA
- a CDS encoding cytochrome ubiquinol oxidase subunit I yields the protein MIDTTVVELSRLQFAMTAMYHFLFVPLTLGLSFMIAIMESVYVMTRKEVWRRMTLFWGVLFGINFAMGVATGIVMEFQFGMNWSYYSHYVGDIFGAPLAIEGLMAFFLEASFIGLFFFGWNKLSPVKHLMVTWLVALGTNLSAVWILIANGWMQNPTGAVFNPDTMRMEVVDFAAVLFNPVAQAKFVHTVSAGYVTGAVFVMSISALYLLRGKHRDMARRSFAVAAAFGLASSLSVVVLGDESGYAANEHQKMKLAAIEAMWETEQAPADFTAFGIPNQATGKNDYAIKVPYLMGLVATRSLDTPIPGILELVGRAEHRIRGGQIAYGALERLKADRNDAQAREVFDRHWQDLGHGLLLKRYRDDILNATPEEISKAALDTVPRVLPLFWTFRVMAGLGFYLIAFFIAAMWFSCKHNFEQKRWFLKLALWTLPAPWIAIECGWFVAEYGRQPWAVEGVLPTFYAASGLALHDILITLAGFVAIYTVLLVIEIKLMLKAIGKGPDNLPALLQPTPRPAAPLAATAAAGQL from the coding sequence ATGATCGACACCACTGTCGTAGAGCTGTCGCGGCTGCAGTTCGCCATGACCGCCATGTACCACTTCCTGTTCGTCCCGCTCACCCTCGGCCTGTCCTTCATGATCGCGATCATGGAGAGCGTGTACGTCATGACCCGCAAGGAGGTGTGGCGGCGCATGACCCTGTTCTGGGGCGTGCTGTTTGGCATCAACTTCGCCATGGGCGTGGCCACCGGCATCGTGATGGAGTTCCAGTTCGGCATGAACTGGTCCTACTACAGCCACTACGTCGGCGACATCTTCGGCGCGCCGCTGGCGATCGAGGGGCTGATGGCGTTCTTCCTGGAAGCCAGCTTCATCGGCCTGTTCTTCTTCGGCTGGAACAAGCTCTCGCCGGTCAAGCACCTGATGGTGACCTGGCTGGTGGCGCTGGGCACCAACCTGTCGGCGGTGTGGATCCTGATCGCCAACGGCTGGATGCAGAACCCGACCGGCGCGGTGTTCAACCCGGACACGATGCGCATGGAAGTGGTCGACTTCGCGGCGGTGCTGTTCAACCCGGTGGCGCAGGCCAAGTTCGTGCACACGGTCAGTGCCGGCTACGTGACCGGCGCGGTGTTCGTGATGTCGATCAGCGCGCTGTACCTGCTGCGCGGCAAGCACCGCGACATGGCGCGGCGCTCGTTCGCGGTGGCCGCCGCGTTCGGCTTGGCGTCCTCGCTGTCGGTGGTGGTGCTCGGCGACGAGAGCGGCTACGCCGCCAACGAACACCAGAAGATGAAGCTGGCTGCGATCGAGGCGATGTGGGAGACCGAGCAGGCCCCGGCCGACTTCACCGCCTTCGGCATCCCCAACCAGGCCACCGGCAAGAACGACTACGCGATCAAGGTGCCGTACCTGATGGGCCTGGTCGCCACGCGTTCGCTGGACACGCCGATCCCCGGCATCCTGGAACTGGTCGGGCGCGCCGAGCACCGCATCCGCGGCGGGCAGATCGCCTACGGTGCGCTGGAACGGCTCAAGGCCGACCGCAACGACGCGCAGGCGCGCGAGGTGTTCGACCGCCACTGGCAGGACCTGGGCCACGGCCTGCTGCTCAAGCGCTACCGCGACGACATCCTCAACGCCACGCCGGAGGAGATCTCCAAGGCCGCGCTGGACACCGTGCCGCGCGTGCTGCCGCTGTTCTGGACGTTCCGGGTCATGGCCGGCCTGGGCTTCTACCTGATCGCGTTCTTCATCGCCGCAATGTGGTTCTCGTGCAAGCACAACTTCGAGCAAAAGCGCTGGTTCCTGAAGCTGGCGCTGTGGACCCTGCCGGCGCCGTGGATCGCGATCGAGTGCGGCTGGTTCGTCGCCGAGTACGGCCGCCAGCCGTGGGCGGTGGAAGGCGTGCTGCCGACGTTCTACGCCGCCTCCGGCCTGGCCCTGCACGACATCCTGATCACCCTGGCCGGCTTCGTGGCGATCTACACCGTGCTGCTGGTCATCGAGATCAAGTTGATGCTCAAGGCGATCGGCAAGGGCCCGGACAACCTGCCCGCGCTGCTGCAGCCGACCCCGCGCCCCGCCGCGCCCCTTGCCGCCACCGCGGCCGCCGGCCAACTCTGA
- a CDS encoding alpha/beta hydrolase translates to MQKFLALLALLISPLAATGADMSRGANNFYNSDKVTVRKVAFKNQYRMLVAGNLFVPKGLDRGARNAAIVVGHPMGAVKEQSANLYATKLAEQGFVTLSIDLSYWGESEGEPRHLIAPDIYSDDFSAAVDFLAMQAIVDPQRIGVLGICGSGSFVISAAKIDPRMKAIATVSMYDMGAAARNGLGNATSLEQRREIIRSAIDQRVVESTGGQTRYIPGTVNELAQDTPAIQREFYDFYRTPRGAYTPKGESAENTTKPMLSSLGRFINFYPFNDIETIAPRPMLFIAGDQAHSKEFSEEAFRLAGQPKELYWVKGAGHVDLYDRTDLIPFDKLTSFFKQNLGVR, encoded by the coding sequence ATGCAAAAGTTTTTGGCGCTGCTCGCGCTGTTGATCAGTCCCCTTGCCGCAACGGGCGCAGACATGTCCCGAGGCGCGAACAACTTCTACAACAGCGACAAGGTGACCGTGCGCAAGGTCGCCTTCAAGAACCAGTACCGGATGCTTGTGGCGGGCAACCTGTTCGTGCCGAAAGGCCTGGATCGCGGCGCCCGCAACGCCGCCATCGTGGTGGGCCATCCGATGGGCGCGGTGAAGGAGCAGAGCGCGAATCTCTACGCGACGAAGCTGGCTGAGCAGGGGTTCGTGACCCTGTCGATCGACCTGTCGTACTGGGGAGAGAGCGAGGGCGAGCCAAGGCATCTGATCGCGCCGGACATCTACTCCGACGACTTCAGCGCGGCGGTGGACTTCCTCGCCATGCAGGCCATCGTGGACCCGCAGCGGATCGGCGTGCTCGGCATCTGCGGCAGCGGCAGCTTCGTCATCAGCGCGGCCAAGATCGATCCGCGCATGAAGGCGATCGCGACTGTCAGCATGTACGACATGGGGGCGGCCGCGCGCAATGGACTCGGCAATGCCACTAGCCTCGAGCAGCGCCGGGAGATCATCAGGTCGGCCATCGACCAGCGCGTCGTGGAATCCACGGGTGGCCAAACCAGGTACATCCCCGGGACGGTCAACGAACTGGCGCAGGACACGCCGGCGATCCAGCGCGAGTTCTACGATTTCTATCGCACGCCGCGTGGCGCCTACACGCCGAAAGGCGAGTCGGCGGAAAACACCACCAAGCCCATGCTCAGCAGCCTCGGCAGGTTCATTAACTTCTATCCGTTCAACGACATCGAGACCATCGCGCCGCGGCCGATGCTGTTCATCGCCGGCGACCAGGCGCACTCGAAGGAGTTCAGCGAGGAGGCGTTCCGCCTTGCGGGGCAGCCGAAGGAACTGTACTGGGTGAAGGGCGCGGGCCACGTCGACCTGTACGACCGCACCGACCTGATCCCGTTCGACAAGCTGACGTCCTTCTTCAAGCAGAACCTGGGCGTCCGGTAG
- the cydB gene encoding cytochrome d ubiquinol oxidase subunit II, with product MDFIALDYTTLRVIWWLLLGILLVGFAVMDGFDLGVGALLPFVAKNDAERRLVVNTIGPVWEGNQVWLVLGGGAIFAAWPPLYAVSFSGFYLAMFVILFALILRPVGFKFRGKLPSQRWRNGWDWALFVGGFIPALIMGVAVGNVLLGVPFHFDDTLRVFYTGSFFGLLMPFALLAGLLSVSMLVAHGAAMLVLKTDGPVAERAARYGSAAALVACALFAAGGAWVAMGLPGYAVTSQAVTDGATNPLLKTAVLGEVGGWMHNYQAMPLTALAPVAGLLGLLLSALLLHRRRGGLAFIASGTAIAGIILTVGFAIFPFLLPSSSQPGSSLTVWDASSSRLTLWIMLLATVLFLPIVIGYTTWVYRVLKGKVSAASLDDNPNAY from the coding sequence ATGGACTTCATTGCATTGGACTACACCACGCTGCGCGTGATCTGGTGGCTGCTGCTGGGCATCCTGCTGGTCGGTTTCGCGGTGATGGACGGTTTCGACCTGGGCGTCGGCGCGCTGCTGCCGTTCGTGGCGAAGAACGACGCCGAGCGGCGGCTGGTGGTCAACACCATCGGCCCGGTCTGGGAAGGCAACCAGGTCTGGCTGGTGCTCGGCGGCGGCGCGATCTTCGCCGCCTGGCCGCCGCTGTACGCGGTCAGCTTCTCCGGCTTCTACCTGGCCATGTTCGTGATCCTGTTCGCGCTGATCCTGCGCCCGGTCGGGTTCAAGTTCCGCGGCAAGCTGCCCAGCCAGCGCTGGCGCAACGGCTGGGACTGGGCGCTGTTCGTCGGCGGCTTCATCCCGGCGCTGATCATGGGCGTGGCGGTGGGCAACGTGCTGCTCGGCGTGCCGTTCCACTTCGACGACACGCTGCGGGTGTTCTACACCGGCTCGTTCTTCGGCCTGCTGATGCCGTTCGCGCTGCTCGCCGGCCTGCTCAGCGTGAGCATGCTGGTGGCGCACGGCGCGGCGATGCTGGTGCTGAAGACCGACGGCCCGGTGGCCGAACGCGCGGCCCGCTACGGCAGCGCGGCGGCGCTGGTGGCCTGCGCGCTGTTCGCCGCGGGCGGGGCCTGGGTCGCCATGGGCCTGCCCGGCTATGCGGTGACCTCGCAGGCGGTCACCGACGGCGCCACCAACCCGCTGCTGAAGACCGCGGTGCTGGGCGAGGTCGGCGGCTGGATGCACAACTACCAGGCGATGCCGCTGACCGCGCTGGCGCCGGTCGCCGGCCTGCTCGGCCTGCTGCTGAGCGCGCTGCTGCTGCACCGGCGCCGCGGCGGCCTGGCGTTCATCGCCTCGGGTACGGCGATCGCCGGCATCATCCTCACCGTCGGCTTCGCGATCTTCCCGTTCCTGCTGCCCTCCTCCAGCCAGCCCGGCTCCAGCCTGACCGTGTGGGACGCCTCCAGCAGCCGCCTGACCCTGTGGATCATGCTGCTGGCCACGGTGCTGTTCCTGCCGATCGTCATCGGCTACACCACCTGGGTGTACCGGGTGCTGAAGGGCAAGGTCAGCGCCGCCTCGCTGGACGACAACCCCAACGCGTACTGA
- a CDS encoding MFS transporter, translated as MSAPIQARTADMPSDAAPQPAHWGGVCAMTLCVFALIASEFMPVSLLTPIAADLRVSQGLAGYGIAISGAFAVLTSLAIPALAGAMDRKRLLLALTGLMAVSGAVVALAPNHTAYMAGRALIGVVIGGFWSMSAATAMRLVPPGQVPRALAIFNGGNALATVIAAPLGSYLGAVIGWRGAFLCLVPVAALAFAWQWASLPSMGGSCAAGAGNAFGLFRDRAVALGMAACGAFFMGQFALFTYVRPFLETVTLANVSALSLILLGIGVAGLVGTMLVGVALRRGLYRTLIAIPVLMAAIALILIPFGTRVAAVAALLALWGLLATAAPVGWWSWIACAMPKNAEAGGGLMVAVIQLAIALGSTVGGMLFDREGYAATFVASAALLLLAAALAWLASRARGAPAG; from the coding sequence ATGAGCGCACCGATCCAGGCGCGCACGGCGGACATGCCAAGCGACGCCGCGCCACAGCCCGCCCACTGGGGCGGCGTGTGTGCGATGACGCTGTGCGTGTTCGCACTGATCGCGTCCGAGTTCATGCCGGTCAGCCTGCTGACGCCGATCGCCGCGGACCTGCGTGTCAGCCAAGGCCTGGCCGGCTACGGCATCGCCATCTCCGGCGCGTTCGCGGTGCTCACCAGCCTGGCCATTCCTGCGTTGGCCGGCGCCATGGACCGCAAGCGCCTGTTGCTGGCGTTGACCGGGCTGATGGCGGTCTCCGGCGCGGTGGTCGCGTTGGCCCCGAACCATACGGCCTACATGGCCGGCCGCGCGCTCATCGGCGTGGTGATCGGCGGCTTCTGGTCGATGTCGGCCGCAACCGCGATGCGCCTGGTGCCGCCCGGCCAGGTGCCCCGCGCCCTGGCCATCTTCAACGGCGGCAACGCCTTGGCCACGGTGATCGCGGCGCCGCTCGGCAGCTATCTGGGAGCGGTGATCGGCTGGCGCGGCGCATTCCTGTGCCTGGTGCCGGTGGCGGCGCTCGCATTCGCCTGGCAATGGGCGAGCCTGCCGAGCATGGGCGGGTCGTGCGCGGCTGGCGCGGGCAACGCGTTCGGATTGTTCAGGGACCGGGCGGTCGCCTTGGGCATGGCCGCCTGCGGTGCGTTCTTCATGGGACAGTTCGCGTTGTTCACCTACGTACGCCCGTTCCTGGAGACCGTGACGCTGGCGAACGTGTCCGCGTTGTCGCTGATCCTGCTGGGTATCGGCGTCGCCGGTCTGGTCGGCACCATGCTCGTCGGCGTCGCGCTGAGGCGCGGCCTGTATCGCACCCTGATCGCGATTCCGGTGCTGATGGCGGCGATCGCCTTGATCCTGATTCCATTCGGCACGCGCGTCGCCGCCGTGGCCGCGTTGTTGGCACTGTGGGGATTGCTCGCCACCGCCGCGCCGGTGGGTTGGTGGAGCTGGATCGCGTGCGCCATGCCGAAGAACGCAGAGGCCGGCGGCGGACTGATGGTGGCGGTGATCCAACTGGCCATCGCGCTGGGCTCGACCGTCGGCGGCATGCTGTTCGATCGCGAGGGCTACGCGGCGACCTTCGTGGCGAGCGCCGCGTTGCTGCTGCTCGCGGCCGCGCTTGCCTGGCTGGCATCGCGCGCGCGCGGGGCGCCCGCCGGGTGA